A single Bacillus sp. OxB-1 DNA region contains:
- a CDS encoding phage tail protein gives MIHIDIKKANQIERLLSRTPEQANQVLARSINSSAVRGKQRAATSVRKVYSVERLGALKDLKILRASPSYLRAILKSTGTPIPLIKFDTIPKIPDVARVKARVMKSNSHKSIDSAFVSQMNNAHINVFERVGKSRTPIRGLYSPSLPQMYGNEDVVEDVDKVIAEKLSHELEKALGKMLWG, from the coding sequence GACCCCGGAACAAGCAAACCAGGTGCTCGCCCGATCGATAAACTCTAGTGCAGTACGGGGAAAACAGCGTGCTGCTACTTCTGTTAGAAAAGTGTATTCGGTTGAACGTTTGGGTGCTCTAAAGGATTTGAAGATACTTAGAGCTTCACCCTCCTATTTGCGAGCCATCTTGAAATCGACAGGAACCCCAATTCCGCTCATTAAATTTGACACTATCCCTAAAATACCGGATGTTGCAAGAGTTAAAGCGAGGGTTATGAAGTCCAATAGCCATAAAAGTATTGATAGTGCCTTTGTTTCGCAAATGAACAATGCACACATCAATGTTTTTGAGCGTGTCGGTAAAAGTCGAACGCCCATCAGAGGATTATATTCTCCCTCTCTCCCACAAATGTACGGCAATGAAGACGTGGTGGAGGATGTTGATAAAGTCATTGCGGAAAAGTTGAGCCATGAACTGGAAAAGGCTTTAGGAAAAATGCTTTGGGGGTAG